A section of the Luteolibacter rhizosphaerae genome encodes:
- a CDS encoding ABC transporter ATP-binding protein: MSSIPRVFSYLRHYPGLAAAQLACAIGMTLAVFVFPNATRIVIDRVIPDPARHGEFGFWIGLSLLGFFLKDGLNSLRIFVNNTFEQKVIYDIREDLYSKIQQLPLRWFDTRRTGDVMTRVVEDVTNMERVLIDGIEQGLVAALQVIGVGIFLFYLNPVVATWATLPVPILAIGAWFYSTKGRDRYRNQRDASSDLNAILHDNISGIRQIKAYAAEEPELGRFNRYSEALRRASLRMMKWWAIYSPLMSFVRMTGYVFVLAFGGRAVMEGTLKIGDFAAFFLSLSLFYDPIDRLNGLNQMILSGRAAADRVFEILDSEVEPNATAGGTLPAAIKAHVRFDKVSFAYGDQPTLHDVDLEAKPGQTIALVGSTGAGKSTVLSILTRFYERDSGTVSIDGIDIAGLSKQSLRSHLGYVTQEPFLFNGTVRENLALAEREATDEEMWTALEAAHASRFVRELPQLLDTNVGERGVKLSGGEKQRLSIARALLKNAPILLLDEATASVDSETERQIQDALDRLMENRTAFVIAHRLSTIRNADKIYVLEKGRVIEEGTHDELWARGGKYAELCRKSFLNQEPVTTLT; encoded by the coding sequence ATGAGTTCCATACCCCGCGTTTTCTCGTATCTACGCCATTATCCGGGCCTCGCGGCCGCCCAATTGGCCTGCGCGATCGGGATGACTCTCGCCGTCTTCGTCTTCCCTAATGCCACCCGTATCGTCATCGACCGGGTTATCCCGGATCCCGCCCGTCACGGCGAGTTCGGCTTCTGGATCGGCCTCTCCCTGTTAGGCTTCTTCCTCAAGGACGGCCTCAATTCCCTTCGCATCTTCGTCAATAACACCTTTGAACAGAAGGTGATCTACGATATCCGGGAGGACCTTTACTCCAAGATCCAGCAGCTCCCCCTCCGCTGGTTCGATACCCGCCGGACCGGCGACGTGATGACCCGCGTGGTCGAGGACGTGACCAATATGGAACGTGTCTTGATCGACGGCATCGAGCAGGGCCTCGTCGCCGCCCTCCAAGTCATCGGGGTCGGAATCTTCCTTTTTTACCTGAATCCCGTGGTCGCCACTTGGGCCACTTTGCCTGTTCCGATCCTCGCGATCGGGGCTTGGTTTTACTCCACGAAGGGCCGCGACCGTTACCGCAACCAGCGCGACGCGTCATCGGATTTGAACGCGATCCTCCACGATAATATTTCGGGAATCCGTCAGATTAAAGCATACGCCGCCGAAGAGCCCGAACTTGGCCGCTTCAACCGCTACTCGGAAGCCCTCCGCCGCGCCAGCCTCCGCATGATGAAATGGTGGGCCATTTACTCGCCCCTCATGTCCTTCGTCCGCATGACCGGCTACGTCTTCGTCCTCGCATTCGGCGGTCGGGCGGTGATGGAAGGAACCCTCAAAATCGGGGACTTCGCCGCCTTCTTCCTCTCGCTCTCCCTTTTCTACGATCCGATCGACCGTCTCAACGGCCTGAACCAGATGATCCTCTCCGGCCGCGCCGCCGCGGACCGGGTCTTCGAGATCCTCGATTCCGAAGTCGAGCCGAATGCCACCGCCGGGGGAACCCTTCCCGCCGCCATCAAGGCCCACGTCCGCTTCGACAAGGTTTCCTTCGCCTACGGCGACCAGCCCACTCTCCACGACGTCGATCTGGAGGCCAAGCCCGGCCAGACCATCGCCCTCGTCGGCTCCACCGGCGCCGGCAAGTCCACGGTCCTCTCCATCCTCACCCGCTTTTACGAACGCGACAGCGGCACCGTTAGCATCGACGGCATCGATATCGCCGGCCTCTCGAAGCAGTCGCTCCGCAGCCATCTCGGCTACGTCACCCAAGAACCCTTCCTCTTCAATGGCACCGTCCGCGAGAACCTCGCCCTCGCCGAACGCGAGGCCACCGATGAGGAGATGTGGACCGCCCTCGAAGCCGCCCACGCCTCCCGCTTCGTTCGCGAGCTGCCCCAGCTCCTCGACACCAATGTCGGCGAGCGCGGCGTGAAGCTCTCCGGCGGCGAGAAGCAGCGTCTCTCCATCGCCCGCGCCCTGCTCAAGAACGCTCCCATCCTCCTCCTCGACGAGGCCACCGCCTCCGTCGACAGCGAGACCGAGCGCCAGATCCAGGACGCCTTGGATCGCCTGATGGAAAATCGCACCGCCTTCGTCATCGCCCACCGCCTCTCCACCATTCGCAACGCCGACAAAATCTACGTTCTCGAAAAAGGCCGCGTGATCGAGGAAGGCACCCACGACGAACTCTGGGCCCGCGGTGGCAAGTATGCCGAACTCTGCCGCAAATCCTTCCTCAACCAAGAGCCAGTTACCACGTTAACCTAA
- a CDS encoding EF-hand domain-containing protein codes for MKYLSLLPFLFVACAHQDPHSEAAHGRKMMALIEKFDRFDYNANGLLTRQEIEQGIKETDVEGVSTEELDAMMKYYDVNKDGSISRWESEHVLDKPVPDLH; via the coding sequence ATGAAATACCTGTCGCTGCTGCCATTTCTGTTCGTTGCCTGTGCTCATCAGGATCCCCACTCCGAGGCGGCGCACGGGCGGAAGATGATGGCGCTGATCGAGAAGTTCGACCGCTTCGACTACAATGCGAACGGCTTGCTGACGCGGCAGGAGATCGAGCAAGGAATCAAGGAGACGGACGTGGAGGGGGTGAGCACGGAGGAACTTGACGCGATGATGAAGTACTACGACGTGAACAAGGACGGGTCGATCTCGCGCTGGGAGTCCGAGCATGTGTTAGACAAGCCGGTACCGGATTTGCACTGA
- the kdpF gene encoding K(+)-transporting ATPase subunit F, whose protein sequence is METIIVGLIALALLAYLFTAMIRPEKF, encoded by the coding sequence ATGGAAACCATCATCGTCGGGCTGATTGCCCTTGCCCTGCTTGCCTACCTCTTCACGGCCATGATCCGGCCGGAGAAATTCTAA
- a CDS encoding major royal jelly family protein yields MSMYRRIFCGVLGMVVMAGAARAEEAGKLEEVAAFGKNQPIGMAVASKPNRVFVSFPHKEPFLYGLTEIVNGERKPFPNEEWNRYDTTKPESHFVNVQDLFVDGGDDLWVLDSAPGAAGSIFGKEGGAKGGYFKLVRIDLEKNEVARVYDFPDLAKEKSGLNDVCVDLGHGLAYLSDPGQKAIVVLDLESGKTRTVLQEHASTLATPGFKLSYEGKEMVDGEGKPFSSNVNGIALTKDEKYFYYRAINQTKLYRIETKYLADAGLSAEELGKKVETVAETGVCHGMVTDAKGNVFLTDSMNQAMKYVTPEGELKTLVTDERLIWPDSLGVGSDGYLYLTCAQMNRLPKYHGGEDKVSYPYRAFRVKLP; encoded by the coding sequence ATGAGCATGTACCGAAGGATCTTTTGCGGGGTGCTGGGGATGGTGGTGATGGCAGGGGCGGCTCGAGCGGAGGAAGCGGGGAAGCTGGAGGAAGTGGCGGCCTTCGGGAAGAACCAGCCGATCGGGATGGCGGTGGCGTCGAAGCCGAACCGGGTGTTCGTGTCGTTCCCGCATAAGGAGCCTTTTTTGTACGGGCTGACAGAGATCGTGAACGGGGAGCGGAAGCCATTCCCGAACGAGGAGTGGAACCGCTACGATACGACGAAGCCGGAGAGCCACTTCGTGAACGTGCAGGATCTTTTCGTGGATGGCGGGGATGACCTGTGGGTGTTGGATTCGGCACCGGGGGCGGCGGGTTCGATCTTCGGGAAAGAGGGCGGGGCGAAGGGCGGCTACTTCAAGCTGGTGCGGATCGATCTGGAGAAGAACGAGGTGGCGCGGGTCTATGATTTTCCGGATCTGGCGAAGGAGAAGAGCGGCCTGAATGACGTGTGCGTGGATCTGGGTCACGGGCTGGCCTATTTGTCGGACCCAGGGCAGAAGGCGATCGTGGTGCTGGATCTGGAGAGCGGGAAGACGCGGACGGTGCTGCAGGAGCATGCATCGACGCTGGCGACGCCGGGCTTCAAGCTGAGCTACGAGGGCAAGGAGATGGTGGATGGGGAGGGGAAGCCTTTCAGCTCGAACGTGAACGGGATCGCGCTGACAAAGGATGAGAAGTATTTCTACTACCGGGCGATCAACCAGACGAAGCTGTACCGGATCGAGACGAAGTATCTAGCGGATGCGGGACTGAGCGCGGAGGAACTGGGGAAGAAGGTGGAGACTGTGGCGGAGACGGGGGTGTGCCACGGGATGGTGACGGATGCGAAAGGGAATGTTTTTCTAACAGATTCGATGAATCAGGCGATGAAGTATGTGACGCCTGAGGGAGAGCTGAAGACCCTGGTGACGGATGAGAGATTGATCTGGCCGGATTCGCTGGGGGTGGGGTCGGACGGGTATCTGTACCTGACCTGCGCGCAGATGAACCGGCTGCCGAAGTATCACGGCGGGGAGGACAAGGTGAGCTATCCTTACCGGGCTTTCCGGGTGAAGTTGCCTTGA
- a CDS encoding glycine--tRNA ligase has product MANKDFTDPARMEKIVSLCKRRGFIFQAGELYGGLNGCWDYGPLGAELKRNLKDYWWRKTVQERDDVLGMDGAILTMPQVLKSSGHLDSFSDPMCDCLLSKARLRADQVPAQDGTAVYFKGAKHAATSWSVERPFAVLVAPGKDPIESHKTARKFYGELMPDKKISPKELELIEDRREEVTGTTSFNPDNGSLLTEPREFNLMFKTKMGASADDNDPSSDAYLRPETAQSIFVQYKNVLDSNRIKLPFGIAQIGKSFRNEINPRNYTFRSREFEQMEIEYFCRPEDGLRLTDEWLEARLNFYSDIGIPREKLHILDIPDGERAFYSQKTYDIEYEFPFGIQELEGVAYRTDYDLGVHQKGSGKPLEYFDEETKERFLPHVVEPSAGCDRTVLALICEAYDFEKLTDDKGKDDSREVLRFVPRMAPVKVGIFPLLKKNEDQVRICKEIQKTLQPWMTVFYDDGGSVGKRYRRQDECGTPFCITVDFDTLGENGPELKDTVTIRHRDSMEQERIAIDALLPWLLERVR; this is encoded by the coding sequence ATGGCCAACAAGGACTTCACCGACCCCGCCCGCATGGAGAAAATCGTCTCTCTCTGCAAGCGCCGCGGCTTCATCTTCCAAGCCGGTGAACTCTACGGCGGTCTCAATGGCTGCTGGGACTACGGTCCGCTCGGGGCCGAGCTGAAGCGCAATCTCAAGGACTACTGGTGGCGCAAGACCGTCCAGGAGCGCGATGACGTCCTCGGCATGGATGGCGCCATCCTGACTATGCCGCAGGTCCTCAAGTCCTCCGGCCACCTCGATAGCTTCAGCGACCCGATGTGCGACTGCCTCCTCTCGAAGGCCCGCCTCCGCGCCGACCAGGTCCCCGCCCAGGACGGCACCGCCGTTTACTTCAAGGGCGCCAAGCACGCGGCCACCAGCTGGAGCGTCGAGCGCCCCTTCGCCGTCCTCGTCGCCCCCGGCAAGGACCCCATCGAGTCCCACAAGACCGCCCGCAAGTTCTACGGCGAGCTCATGCCGGACAAGAAGATCTCCCCGAAGGAACTCGAGCTGATCGAAGACCGCCGCGAGGAAGTCACCGGCACCACCTCCTTCAATCCGGACAACGGCAGCCTCCTCACCGAGCCCCGCGAGTTCAACCTGATGTTCAAGACCAAGATGGGTGCCTCCGCGGACGACAACGATCCGTCCTCCGACGCCTACCTGCGCCCGGAGACCGCGCAGTCGATCTTCGTCCAATACAAGAACGTCCTCGACTCGAACCGCATCAAGCTGCCCTTCGGCATCGCCCAGATCGGCAAGTCCTTCCGCAACGAGATCAACCCGCGCAACTACACCTTCCGTAGCCGCGAGTTCGAGCAAATGGAGATCGAGTACTTCTGCCGTCCGGAAGACGGCCTCCGCCTCACCGACGAGTGGCTCGAAGCCCGCCTCAACTTCTACAGCGACATCGGCATCCCGCGCGAGAAGCTCCACATCCTCGACATCCCCGATGGCGAGCGCGCCTTCTACTCGCAGAAGACCTACGACATCGAATACGAGTTCCCCTTCGGCATCCAGGAGCTGGAAGGTGTCGCCTACCGCACCGACTACGACCTCGGCGTCCATCAGAAGGGCTCCGGCAAGCCGCTCGAATACTTCGACGAGGAAACCAAGGAGCGCTTCCTCCCGCACGTCGTCGAGCCCTCCGCCGGCTGCGACCGCACCGTGCTCGCCCTTATCTGCGAGGCCTACGACTTCGAGAAGCTTACCGATGACAAGGGCAAGGACGACTCCCGCGAAGTCCTCCGCTTCGTCCCGCGCATGGCCCCCGTGAAGGTCGGCATCTTCCCTCTTCTCAAGAAGAACGAAGACCAAGTCCGCATCTGCAAGGAGATCCAGAAGACGCTTCAACCGTGGATGACCGTCTTCTACGACGACGGCGGCTCCGTCGGTAAGCGCTACCGTCGCCAGGACGAGTGCGGCACCCCCTTCTGCATCACCGTCGACTTCGACACCCTCGGCGAAAACGGCCCCGAGCTGAAGGACACCGTCACCATCCGCCACCGCGACTCCATGGAACAAGAGCGCATCGCCATCGATGCTCTCCTCCCCTGGCTCCTCGAGCGCGTCCGCTAA
- a CDS encoding 23S rRNA (pseudouridine(1915)-N(3))-methyltransferase RlmH, with protein sequence MRIRILAAGKPALAYAKSGVEEYLKRLSRYGAYELEYLKAGDSATVSAALLERSAGNFRIAMDERGEVLATQAWADKFASLELRGEIKALSFLIGASDGHTPELRQTCDAVWSLSRLTMQHELALVVLLEQLYRVATLRRGEPYHR encoded by the coding sequence GTGCGTATCCGCATCCTCGCCGCTGGCAAACCCGCCCTCGCCTACGCCAAGAGCGGCGTCGAGGAGTACCTCAAGCGCCTCTCCCGCTACGGCGCCTACGAACTCGAATACCTCAAGGCCGGCGACTCCGCCACCGTCTCCGCCGCCCTGTTAGAGCGCTCCGCCGGAAACTTCCGCATCGCCATGGACGAGCGCGGCGAAGTCCTCGCCACCCAGGCCTGGGCCGACAAATTCGCCTCCCTTGAGCTGCGCGGCGAGATCAAGGCCCTCAGCTTCCTCATCGGCGCCTCCGACGGCCACACCCCCGAACTCCGCCAAACCTGCGACGCTGTCTGGTCCCTCTCCCGCCTCACCATGCAGCACGAACTCGCCCTCGTCGTCCTGCTAGAGCAACTCTACCGCGTCGCCACCCTCCGCCGCGGCGAGCCCTACCACCGCTAG
- the kdpA gene encoding potassium-transporting ATPase subunit KdpA → MHAKDWIQLMLFLGVLAAITKPLGIYLSKVLDPEGKTWLDPVLKPLERLSYRVMGTEPKKEQDWKGYTLAMLVFSLTGLVFTYAILRLQHLLPMNPEGLPGLSPALAFNTAVSFTTNTNWQSYGGEGTMSYFSQMVGLSFHNFVSAATGIGIAAALVRGIARQTTSSLGNFWVDLVRCTYYLLLPICAALAVFLVSQGMIQNFKSYDVAQVVEPQVVQVEDAEATTVGTQKIAQGPMASQVAIKMLGTNGGGFVNANAAHPYENPTPLSNFVQMLSIFAIGSGLTWYLGKATGNQGHGWSVWAAMMVLFVAGTLGCWWAEARGNPIHHGLGLAMADGNFEGKEVRFGIFNSSLFAVVTTAASCGAVNSMHDSFTALGGLVPLFMMELGEVVIGGVGAGLYGMLVFVVLAVFIAGLMVGRTPEYLGKKINAFEVKMAMLSLLVLTLTILGFTAWASVSDWGLAGLNNAGPHGFSEMLYAYSSATANNGSAFGGLTANPASGDPHYNVTLGVAMLVGRFLMIVPILAMAGSLAKKKTSPPGPGTFPVSGGTFVVLLIGTVLLVGALNFLPALALGPIVEHFLMLGGNLF, encoded by the coding sequence ATGCATGCGAAGGACTGGATACAATTGATGCTCTTCCTGGGAGTGCTGGCGGCGATCACAAAGCCGCTGGGGATCTATTTGAGCAAGGTGCTGGATCCGGAAGGGAAGACCTGGCTCGACCCGGTTTTGAAGCCGCTTGAGCGGCTGAGCTACCGGGTGATGGGAACGGAGCCGAAGAAGGAGCAGGACTGGAAGGGATACACACTGGCGATGTTGGTCTTCAGCCTGACGGGCCTGGTCTTCACGTATGCGATCCTGCGGCTGCAGCATCTGCTGCCGATGAATCCGGAAGGATTGCCGGGCCTGAGCCCCGCACTGGCTTTCAACACGGCGGTGAGCTTCACGACGAATACGAACTGGCAGAGCTACGGGGGTGAAGGGACGATGTCCTATTTCTCCCAGATGGTGGGGCTGAGCTTCCACAACTTCGTGTCGGCGGCGACGGGGATCGGGATCGCGGCGGCGCTGGTGCGGGGTATTGCGCGGCAAACGACTTCGTCGCTGGGGAACTTCTGGGTGGATCTAGTACGATGCACGTACTACTTGCTGCTGCCGATCTGTGCGGCTCTGGCGGTGTTCCTTGTCTCGCAGGGGATGATCCAGAACTTCAAGAGCTACGATGTGGCCCAAGTGGTGGAGCCGCAGGTGGTGCAGGTGGAAGATGCGGAAGCGACGACGGTGGGCACGCAGAAGATCGCACAGGGTCCGATGGCCTCGCAGGTGGCGATCAAGATGCTGGGAACGAACGGCGGCGGCTTCGTGAATGCGAATGCGGCGCATCCTTATGAGAACCCGACGCCGCTGTCGAACTTCGTGCAAATGCTTTCGATCTTCGCAATCGGTAGCGGGCTGACCTGGTATCTGGGGAAAGCGACGGGGAACCAAGGGCACGGGTGGTCGGTGTGGGCGGCGATGATGGTGCTCTTCGTGGCAGGCACGCTGGGCTGCTGGTGGGCGGAAGCGCGGGGGAATCCGATTCATCACGGGCTGGGGCTGGCGATGGCGGACGGGAACTTCGAGGGGAAGGAGGTGCGCTTCGGGATCTTCAATTCCTCGCTGTTCGCAGTGGTGACGACGGCGGCTTCGTGCGGAGCGGTGAACTCGATGCACGACTCTTTCACGGCGCTCGGCGGACTGGTGCCGCTATTCATGATGGAGCTGGGCGAGGTGGTGATCGGTGGCGTGGGTGCCGGGCTCTACGGGATGCTGGTCTTCGTGGTGTTGGCGGTGTTCATCGCCGGATTGATGGTGGGGCGCACGCCGGAGTATCTCGGCAAGAAGATCAACGCCTTCGAGGTGAAGATGGCGATGCTGTCGCTGCTGGTGCTGACGCTGACGATCCTCGGCTTCACAGCGTGGGCCTCGGTGAGCGACTGGGGTTTGGCGGGCTTGAACAATGCGGGACCGCATGGCTTCAGCGAGATGCTGTATGCCTATAGCTCGGCGACGGCGAACAACGGCAGTGCCTTCGGGGGGCTGACGGCGAATCCGGCGAGCGGTGATCCGCACTACAATGTGACGCTGGGGGTCGCGATGCTGGTGGGGCGCTTCCTGATGATCGTGCCGATCCTGGCGATGGCGGGTTCGCTGGCGAAGAAGAAGACGTCGCCGCCGGGGCCGGGAACGTTTCCGGTATCGGGCGGGACCTTCGTGGTGCTGCTGATCGGCACGGTGCTGCTGGTCGGTGCGCTGAACTTTCTGCCTGCGCTGGCGCTGGGTCCGATCGTCGAGCACTTCCTGATGCTGGGTGGCAACCTGTTCTAA